A window of Haloarcula sp. H-GB4 contains these coding sequences:
- a CDS encoding HalX domain-containing protein has protein sequence MQKRGETEEATVLVVDDEQDIADLYSTWLLTAHDVRTAHSGTEALQLVDASVDVVFLDRQMPDMSGDKVLDTIAERGIDPAVVMVTAVDPDFDIVEMPFDEYLTKPVSREDLLDTVSEMLVRTTYDDQVQEYFAVASKKATLETQKNTPQLEASDEYQTVNERAEELRAKVDATAAEIDDFESVFQQFPGSGLSSG, from the coding sequence GTGCAAAAGCGTGGTGAGACCGAGGAGGCAACGGTGCTCGTCGTTGACGACGAGCAAGATATCGCGGACCTGTATTCGACGTGGCTGCTGACCGCACACGATGTTCGGACCGCACACAGTGGTACGGAAGCACTCCAGTTAGTCGACGCGTCCGTCGACGTCGTCTTTCTGGACCGGCAGATGCCCGACATGAGTGGTGACAAGGTCCTCGATACCATCGCAGAGCGGGGTATCGACCCTGCAGTGGTGATGGTGACGGCCGTTGACCCAGACTTTGACATCGTCGAGATGCCCTTCGACGAGTACCTGACCAAACCGGTCAGCCGCGAGGACCTCCTCGACACTGTCTCGGAGATGCTCGTCCGGACCACATACGACGATCAGGTCCAGGAGTACTTCGCCGTGGCTTCGAAGAAGGCGACGCTGGAAACGCAAAAGAACACGCCGCAACTAGAAGCGAGCGACGAATACCAGACTGTCAATGAACGGGCCGAAGAACTCCGTGCAAAGGTCGATGCCACGGCCGCAGAGATTGACGATTTTGAATCTGTTTTTCAGCAGTTCCCCGGCAGCGGCCTCTCGTCGGGCTAA
- a CDS encoding pyridoxamine 5'-phosphate oxidase family protein — protein MVTVSGPWTSEEMEQFLSAETVPLRLGCRTPADKPWMLSLWYRFVDGVFECATGADAAVVDYLDHDANVSFEISTNEPPYCGVRGNGTATMTADEEKTVLTELLHRYLGGTDSPLAEQLLAPDRREIRITITPDRLHTWDYSNRM, from the coding sequence ATGGTGACCGTCTCCGGACCGTGGACGAGTGAGGAGATGGAACAGTTTCTCAGCGCCGAGACTGTGCCACTCCGTCTCGGGTGTCGAACTCCAGCAGACAAGCCCTGGATGCTCTCGCTCTGGTATCGGTTCGTTGACGGTGTCTTTGAGTGTGCAACCGGGGCGGACGCGGCGGTTGTCGACTACCTCGACCATGACGCCAATGTCTCGTTCGAAATATCGACGAACGAGCCGCCGTACTGCGGCGTCAGAGGCAATGGAACAGCGACGATGACAGCAGACGAGGAGAAGACGGTTCTTACTGAGTTGTTGCACCGCTATCTCGGCGGAACCGACTCACCACTGGCCGAACAACTGCTTGCACCCGACCGCCGCGAGATACGGATCACGATTACGCCCGACCGACTCCACACCTG